A genomic region of Balearica regulorum gibbericeps isolate bBalReg1 chromosome 8, bBalReg1.pri, whole genome shotgun sequence contains the following coding sequences:
- the UCHL5 gene encoding ubiquitin carboxyl-terminal hydrolase isozyme L5 isoform X3 — protein sequence MKGLALSNSEVIRQVHNSFARQQMFEFDAKSSAKEEDAFHFVSYVPVNGRLYELDGLREGPIDLGACNQDDWISAVRPVIEKRIQKYSEGEIRFNLMAIVSDRKMIYEQRIAELQQQLAEEEPMDTDQSSNMLSSIQSEVAKYQMLIEEENQKLKRYKIENIRRKHNYLPFIMELLKTLAEHQQLIPLVEKLSTLDGNLCTKVLVINAKEKQNAKKVQEAK from the exons ATGAAAGGTTTGGCACTAAGCAACTCAGAAGTGATTCGGCAAGTTCACAACAGTTTTGCCAG acaACAGATGTTTGAATTCGATGCAAAGTCTTCGGCAAAAGAAGAAGATGCATTTCACTTTGTAAGCTATGTTCCTGTTAATGGACGGCTATATGAACTAGATGGCTTAAGGGAAGGACCAATTGATTtag GTGCATGCAATCAAGATGACTGGATAAGTGCTGTACGACCTGTCATAGAGAAACGTATACAAAA ATACAGTGAAGGTGAGATAAGATTTAACTTGATGGCTATTGTATCTGACAGAAAGATGATCTATGAGCAGAGGATTGCAGAATTacagcagcagcttgcagaG GAGGAGCCTATGGATACAGATCAAAGTAGTAATATGTTAAGTTCTATACAGTCAGAAGTCGCAAAATACCAGATGTTAATTGAAGAAGAgaaccaaaaattaaaaagatataaG attgaaaatattagaagaaaacataacTACCTGCCTTTCATCATGGAATTATTAAAGACTCTAGCAGAGCACCAGCAGTTAATACCATTAGTAGAAAAA CTCTCAACACTAGATGGCAACCTTTGCACAAAGGTCCTGGTAATTAAC gcaaaagaaaaacagaatgccAAGAAAGTTCAGGAGGCCAAGTGA